Proteins encoded by one window of Burkholderia plantarii:
- the ugpQ gene encoding glycerophosphodiester phosphodiesterase → MSVTHVPVGWPYAGIARIVAHRGGGRLAPENTLAALEAGARRGHRMVEFDAKLSADGVSFLLHDDTVERTSNGRGAAAAMTYGELAALDAGAWFDARFAGERMPTLEQAAGRCRALGLVANVEIKPCPGREAETGKRVALDTARLWHGAAVPPLLSSFSVAALAAAREAAPALPRGLLVETLPADWRTLTAELGCVSLHASHRALDAASVAAIRAAGLHVLAYTVNEPARARELIDWGVDLICTDRIDLIWPHFAGSGE, encoded by the coding sequence ATGAGCGTCACCCACGTCCCCGTCGGCTGGCCCTACGCCGGCATCGCCCGGATCGTCGCGCATCGCGGCGGCGGCAGGCTCGCACCCGAGAACACGCTGGCGGCGCTCGAGGCGGGCGCGCGGCGCGGGCACCGGATGGTGGAGTTCGACGCGAAGCTGTCGGCCGACGGCGTGAGCTTCCTGCTGCACGACGACACCGTCGAGCGCACCTCGAACGGCCGCGGCGCGGCCGCGGCGATGACCTACGGCGAGCTGGCGGCGCTCGACGCCGGCGCCTGGTTCGACGCGCGCTTCGCCGGCGAGCGGATGCCGACGCTCGAACAGGCGGCCGGGCGCTGCCGCGCGCTCGGCCTCGTCGCCAACGTCGAGATCAAGCCATGCCCGGGCCGCGAGGCCGAGACGGGCAAGCGCGTGGCGCTCGACACGGCGCGCCTCTGGCACGGCGCGGCGGTGCCGCCGCTGTTGTCGTCGTTCTCGGTGGCGGCGCTGGCGGCGGCGCGTGAGGCCGCTCCCGCGCTGCCGCGCGGGCTGCTGGTCGAGACGCTGCCGGCCGACTGGCGCACGCTCACGGCCGAACTTGGCTGCGTCTCGCTGCACGCGAGCCATCGCGCGCTCGACGCGGCGAGCGTCGCCGCAATCCGTGCAGCCGGATTGCACGTGCTGGCCTACACGGTCAACGAGCCGGCTCGCGCGCGCGAGCTGATCGACTGGGGCGTGGACCTGATCTGCACCGACCGGATCGATTTGATCTGGCCGCACTTTGCCGGATCCGGGGAATAA
- a CDS encoding OmpW/AlkL family protein, which produces MKQQLAITGAVALALLAAGTTAQAQSAGSFYVTTGWFHLAPQDSSDPLKVMSVGGSPVNRSVPNTGAGISDADTLGVTAGYFVTDHIAAEFVYGIPPKFNLTGQGSFSQFGTLGRAYQWSPALLLKYYFNSAEAKFRPYVGVGASYIYFTGAKLTNGAFETGVLGGPTSVTTSNQWAPVFNAGFNYNFTKHWFAGLSISYIPVSLTATLTTQRASPVGNLTQTSQAHIKLNPIVSYVNIGYRF; this is translated from the coding sequence ATGAAACAACAATTGGCCATTACGGGGGCTGTTGCGCTGGCATTGCTGGCCGCCGGCACCACCGCACAAGCACAATCGGCTGGAAGCTTCTACGTCACCACGGGCTGGTTTCATCTTGCCCCTCAGGATTCGAGCGACCCGCTGAAGGTCATGTCCGTCGGCGGCTCGCCCGTGAACCGGTCGGTCCCCAACACTGGTGCCGGCATCAGCGATGCGGACACGCTCGGCGTCACCGCCGGCTATTTCGTGACCGACCACATCGCTGCCGAGTTCGTCTACGGGATCCCGCCAAAGTTCAATCTGACCGGTCAGGGATCGTTCTCGCAATTCGGCACGCTCGGCCGTGCCTACCAGTGGAGCCCGGCGCTCCTGCTCAAGTACTACTTCAACAGCGCCGAGGCGAAATTCCGGCCCTACGTCGGCGTCGGTGCTTCGTACATCTACTTCACTGGCGCCAAGCTGACCAACGGCGCCTTCGAAACCGGCGTGCTCGGCGGCCCCACCAGCGTCACCACCAGCAACCAGTGGGCGCCCGTGTTCAACGCCGGCTTCAACTACAACTTCACGAAGCACTGGTTCGCCGGCCTGTCGATCTCATACATCCCGGTCAGCCTGACCGCGACGCTGACCACCCAGCGCGCCTCGCCGGTCGGCAACCTGACCCAGACCTCGCAGGCGCACATCAAGCTGAATCCGATCGTCAGCTACGTGAACATCGGCTACCGCTTCTAA
- a CDS encoding transposase, producing the protein MARLARLYVPDQPQHVILRGLDQQPAFVDDQDYELFIDCLKAAARDHQLAVHAYVLLPRQVQLLVTPSDEASLPKAMQAVGRRYVAHFNRRYSRRGTLWEGRYRATVIEGERYFLLASRVVELSPVRAQLAQAAEGYRWSSYRHHIGLTVDSLITDHPLYWALGNTPFERQRAYKELCEQPLDERQTEQLQQATLKGWVLGGETYREWAARTANRRVSPLPRGRPRKVRENNGPHNPSAHQQ; encoded by the coding sequence ATGGCACGGCTAGCACGACTCTATGTTCCCGATCAGCCGCAGCACGTCATCCTGCGCGGTCTGGATCAGCAACCGGCGTTCGTCGATGACCAGGATTACGAGCTTTTCATCGATTGCCTGAAGGCGGCGGCGCGCGATCATCAACTGGCGGTGCATGCCTACGTGCTGCTGCCTCGACAGGTTCAGCTGCTCGTCACGCCAAGCGACGAGGCGAGCCTGCCGAAGGCGATGCAGGCGGTGGGCCGGCGCTACGTCGCTCACTTCAACCGGCGCTACTCGCGGCGCGGCACGCTCTGGGAAGGGCGCTACCGCGCCACCGTGATCGAGGGCGAGCGCTACTTCCTGCTGGCCAGCCGGGTGGTGGAGCTGAGCCCGGTGCGCGCCCAGCTGGCCCAGGCGGCGGAGGGCTACCGATGGTCGAGCTATCGTCATCACATCGGCCTGACCGTCGACAGCCTGATCACCGATCACCCGCTCTACTGGGCGCTTGGCAACACGCCGTTCGAACGGCAGCGCGCCTACAAGGAGCTTTGCGAGCAGCCGCTCGACGAGCGCCAGACCGAGCAGCTGCAGCAGGCCACGCTCAAGGGCTGGGTGCTCGGCGGTGAAACCTACCGTGAGTGGGCGGCGCGCACGGCCAACCGGCGAGTCTCGCCGCTGCCGCGCGGACGGCCGCGTAAGGTACGTGAAAACAACGGCCCGCACAACCCGTCGGCGCATCAGCAATAG
- a CDS encoding glutamate synthase-related protein codes for MNDHQEPHGAVPAAQGLYDPQNEHDACGVGFVAHIKGKKSHEIIEQGLKILENLDHRGAVGADPLMGDGAGILIQIPDAFYREEMARQGVTLPPAGEYGVGMIFLPKENASRIACEQELERTVKAEGQVVLGWRDVPVDSTMPVSPTVKASEPLIRQIFIGRGKDVIVTDALERKLYVIRKTASHRIQALKLKHGKEYFVPSMSARTIVYKGLLLAGQVGVYYLDLQDARVVSALALVHQRFSTNTFPAWELAHPYRMIAHNGEINTVKGNVNWLNARTGAIASHVLGDDLPKLWPLIYPGQSDTASFDNCLELLVMAGYPLVHAMMMMIPEAWEQHTLMDDNRRAFYEYHAAMMEPWDGPAAIAFTDGRQIGATLDRNGLRPARYIVTDDDLVIMASEAGTLPIPESKIVKKWRLQPGKMFLIDMEHGRIIDDKELKDNLANAKPYKSWIDAVRIKLDEIDSKDEDVAAERRAAATLLDRQQAFGYTQEDLKFLMAPMAQQGEEAVGSMGNDSPLAVMSNKNKTLYHYFKQLFAQVTNPPIDPIRENMVMSLVSFIGPKPNLLDTQNVNPPMRLEVSQPVLDFKDIAKIRSIDQYTGGKFSAYELSICYPAGWGKEGIEARLASLCAEAADAVKSGYNILIVSDRKTDAETVAIPALLATSAIHSHLVDQGLRTSTGLVVETGSARETHHFALLAGYGAEAVHPYLAMETLARMAEGLPGDLSAEKAIYNFTKAVGKGLYKVMSKMGISTYMSYTGAQIFEAVGLASELVNKYFKGTASKVGGIGLFEVAEEALRLHRDAFGDNPLLRDMLDAGGEYAFRIRGEDHMWTPDSIAKLQHATRSNSYQTYKEYAHLINDQTRRHMTFRGLFEFKVDPSKAISIDDVEPAKDIVKRFATGAMSLGSISTEAHATLAVAMNRIGGKSNTGEGGEDVNRYHNELRGIPIKSGETLRSVIGEEVVRDIPLKDGDSLRSKIKQVASGRFGVSAEYLSSADQIQIKMAQGAKPGEGGQLPGHKVTEYIGKLRYAVPGVGLISPPPHHDIYSIEDLAQLIHDLKNVNPVSSISVKLVSEVGVGTVAAGVAKAKADHVVIAGHDGGTGASPLSSLKHAGTPWELGLAETQQTLVLNGLRGRIRVQADGQMKTGRDVAIGALLGADEFGFATAPLVVQGCIMMRKCHLNTCPVGVATQDPVLRAKFSGQPEHVVNYFFFVAEEVREIMAQLGIAKFDDLIGRADLLDTRKGVEHWKAKGLDFTRVFYQPQVENASTRHVDVQDHGLERALDHTLLEKSRAAIDNGEHVSFIQPVRNVNRTVGAMLSGVIAKKHGHDGLADDAIHIQLKGTAGQSFGAFLARGVTLDLVGDGNDYVGKGLSGGRIIIRPTNDFRGKSEENIICGNTVMYGALEGEAFFRGVAGERFCVRNSGATAVVEGTGDHGCEYMTGGTVVVLGETGRNFAAGMSGGLAYVYDPDGAFAAKCNKSMVALDPVLQQAEQERTVDRAIWHAGQTDEALLKGLVERHFQFTGSPRAKSLLENWDAARRQFVKVFPHEYKRALGEIAAAKAARQAVAA; via the coding sequence ATGAACGACCACCAAGAGCCGCACGGCGCGGTCCCCGCCGCGCAAGGTCTGTACGACCCGCAAAACGAGCATGACGCCTGCGGCGTCGGTTTCGTCGCTCACATCAAGGGCAAGAAGAGCCACGAGATCATCGAACAGGGTCTGAAGATCCTCGAGAATCTCGATCACCGCGGCGCGGTGGGCGCCGATCCGCTGATGGGCGACGGCGCGGGCATCCTGATCCAGATCCCGGACGCGTTCTACCGCGAGGAAATGGCCAGGCAGGGCGTGACGCTGCCGCCCGCCGGCGAATACGGCGTGGGGATGATCTTCCTGCCGAAGGAAAACGCCTCGCGGATCGCCTGCGAACAGGAGCTCGAGCGCACCGTCAAGGCGGAAGGCCAGGTGGTGCTGGGCTGGCGCGACGTGCCGGTCGATTCGACGATGCCGGTCTCGCCGACGGTCAAGGCCTCCGAGCCGCTGATCCGCCAGATCTTCATCGGCCGCGGCAAGGACGTGATCGTCACCGACGCGCTCGAACGCAAGCTCTACGTGATCCGCAAGACCGCCAGCCACCGCATCCAGGCGCTCAAGCTCAAGCACGGCAAGGAATACTTCGTGCCGTCGATGTCGGCGCGCACCATCGTCTACAAGGGCCTGCTGCTCGCGGGTCAGGTCGGCGTCTACTATCTCGATTTGCAGGACGCGCGCGTGGTGTCGGCGCTCGCGCTCGTCCACCAGCGCTTCTCGACCAACACGTTCCCGGCCTGGGAGCTCGCGCACCCGTACCGGATGATCGCCCACAACGGCGAAATCAACACGGTCAAGGGCAACGTCAACTGGCTCAACGCGCGCACCGGCGCGATCGCGAGCCACGTGCTCGGCGACGACCTGCCCAAGCTCTGGCCGCTGATCTATCCGGGCCAGTCGGACACGGCCTCGTTCGACAACTGCCTCGAACTGCTGGTGATGGCGGGCTACCCGCTCGTCCACGCGATGATGATGATGATCCCGGAAGCCTGGGAACAGCACACGCTGATGGACGACAACCGCCGCGCGTTCTACGAGTACCACGCCGCGATGATGGAGCCGTGGGACGGCCCCGCCGCGATCGCGTTCACCGACGGCCGCCAGATCGGCGCGACGCTCGACCGTAACGGCCTGCGTCCGGCGCGCTACATCGTGACCGACGACGATCTCGTGATCATGGCCTCGGAAGCGGGCACGCTGCCGATTCCCGAATCGAAGATCGTCAAGAAGTGGCGCCTGCAGCCGGGCAAGATGTTCCTGATCGACATGGAGCACGGCCGCATCATCGACGACAAGGAACTGAAGGACAATCTCGCCAACGCCAAGCCGTACAAGAGCTGGATCGACGCGGTGCGCATCAAGCTCGACGAGATCGACTCGAAGGACGAGGACGTCGCGGCGGAGCGCCGGGCGGCGGCGACGCTGCTCGACCGCCAGCAGGCGTTCGGCTATACCCAGGAAGACCTCAAGTTCCTGATGGCGCCGATGGCGCAGCAGGGCGAGGAGGCGGTCGGCTCGATGGGCAACGACTCGCCGCTCGCGGTGATGTCGAACAAGAACAAGACGCTCTATCACTACTTCAAGCAGCTGTTCGCGCAGGTCACGAACCCGCCGATCGACCCGATCCGCGAGAACATGGTGATGTCGCTCGTGTCGTTCATCGGCCCGAAGCCGAACCTGCTCGACACGCAGAACGTGAACCCGCCGATGCGTCTCGAAGTGTCCCAGCCGGTGCTGGACTTCAAGGACATCGCCAAGATCCGTTCGATCGATCAATACACCGGCGGCAAGTTCAGCGCCTACGAACTGAGCATCTGCTACCCGGCCGGCTGGGGCAAGGAAGGCATCGAGGCGCGTCTGGCCTCGCTGTGCGCCGAAGCCGCCGACGCCGTGAAGTCGGGCTACAACATCCTGATCGTGTCGGACCGCAAGACCGACGCGGAAACGGTCGCGATCCCGGCGCTGCTCGCCACCTCGGCGATCCATTCGCACCTCGTCGACCAGGGCCTGCGCACCAGCACCGGCCTCGTGGTCGAAACCGGCTCGGCGCGCGAGACGCACCACTTCGCGCTGCTGGCCGGCTACGGCGCGGAAGCCGTCCACCCGTACCTCGCGATGGAAACGCTCGCCAGGATGGCCGAAGGGCTGCCGGGCGACCTGTCGGCCGAGAAGGCGATCTACAACTTCACCAAGGCGGTCGGCAAGGGCCTCTACAAGGTGATGTCGAAGATGGGCATCTCGACCTACATGTCCTACACCGGCGCGCAGATCTTCGAGGCGGTCGGCCTCGCGAGCGAGCTCGTCAACAAGTACTTCAAGGGCACGGCCTCGAAGGTCGGCGGCATCGGCCTGTTCGAGGTGGCCGAGGAAGCGCTGCGCCTGCATCGCGACGCGTTCGGCGACAACCCGCTGCTGCGCGACATGCTCGACGCGGGCGGCGAGTACGCGTTCCGGATCCGCGGCGAAGACCACATGTGGACGCCCGATTCGATCGCCAAGCTGCAGCACGCCACGCGCAGCAACTCGTACCAGACCTACAAGGAATACGCGCACCTGATCAACGACCAGACGCGCCGTCACATGACGTTCCGCGGCCTGTTCGAGTTCAAGGTCGATCCGTCGAAGGCGATCTCGATCGACGACGTCGAGCCGGCCAAGGACATCGTCAAGCGCTTCGCCACCGGCGCGATGTCGCTCGGCTCGATCAGCACGGAAGCGCATGCCACGCTGGCGGTGGCGATGAACCGGATCGGCGGCAAGTCGAACACCGGCGAAGGCGGCGAGGACGTGAACCGCTACCACAACGAGCTGCGCGGCATCCCGATCAAGAGCGGCGAGACGCTGCGCTCGGTGATCGGCGAGGAGGTCGTGCGCGACATCCCGCTCAAGGACGGCGATTCGCTGCGTTCGAAGATCAAGCAGGTCGCCTCGGGCCGCTTCGGCGTGTCGGCGGAATACCTGTCGTCGGCCGACCAGATCCAGATCAAGATGGCGCAGGGCGCGAAGCCGGGCGAAGGCGGCCAGCTGCCGGGCCACAAGGTGACCGAGTACATCGGCAAGCTGCGCTACGCGGTGCCGGGCGTCGGCCTGATCTCGCCGCCGCCGCACCACGACATCTACTCGATCGAGGATCTGGCCCAACTGATCCACGACCTGAAGAACGTCAACCCGGTGTCGAGCATCTCGGTGAAGCTCGTCTCGGAAGTGGGCGTCGGCACGGTGGCCGCGGGCGTGGCCAAGGCCAAGGCCGACCACGTCGTGATCGCGGGCCATGACGGCGGCACCGGCGCCTCGCCGCTGTCGTCGCTGAAGCACGCCGGCACGCCGTGGGAACTGGGCCTCGCCGAAACCCAGCAGACGCTGGTGTTGAACGGGCTGCGCGGCCGGATCCGCGTGCAGGCCGACGGCCAGATGAAGACCGGCCGCGACGTCGCGATCGGCGCGCTGCTCGGCGCCGACGAGTTCGGCTTCGCGACCGCGCCGCTGGTGGTGCAGGGCTGCATCATGATGCGCAAGTGCCACCTGAACACCTGCCCGGTCGGCGTCGCGACGCAGGACCCGGTGCTGCGCGCGAAGTTCTCGGGCCAGCCGGAACACGTCGTCAACTACTTCTTCTTCGTCGCCGAGGAAGTGCGCGAGATCATGGCGCAGCTCGGCATCGCGAAGTTCGACGACCTGATCGGCCGCGCCGACCTGCTCGACACGCGCAAGGGCGTCGAGCACTGGAAGGCCAAGGGCCTCGACTTCACGCGCGTGTTCTACCAGCCGCAGGTCGAGAACGCCTCGACGCGCCACGTCGACGTGCAGGACCACGGCCTCGAGCGCGCGCTCGATCACACACTGCTCGAGAAGTCGCGCGCCGCGATCGACAACGGCGAGCATGTCTCGTTCATCCAGCCGGTGCGCAACGTGAACCGCACGGTCGGCGCGATGCTGTCGGGCGTGATCGCGAAGAAGCACGGCCATGACGGCCTCGCCGACGACGCGATCCACATCCAGCTGAAAGGCACCGCGGGCCAGAGCTTCGGCGCGTTCCTCGCCAGGGGCGTCACGCTCGACCTGGTCGGCGACGGCAACGACTACGTCGGCAAGGGCCTGTCGGGCGGCCGCATCATCATCCGCCCGACCAACGACTTCCGCGGCAAATCCGAGGAAAACATCATCTGCGGCAACACGGTGATGTACGGCGCGCTGGAAGGCGAGGCGTTCTTCCGCGGCGTGGCCGGCGAGCGCTTCTGCGTGCGCAACTCGGGCGCCACGGCGGTGGTCGAGGGTACCGGTGACCACGGCTGCGAGTACATGACGGGCGGCACGGTGGTGGTGCTCGGCGAGACCGGGCGCAACTTCGCGGCCGGCATGTCGGGCGGCCTCGCCTATGTCTACGATCCGGACGGCGCGTTCGCGGCGAAGTGCAACAAGTCGATGGTCGCGCTCGACCCGGTGCTGCAGCAGGCCGAGCAGGAGCGCACGGTCGACCGCGCGATCTGGCACGCCGGGCAGACCGACGAGGCGCTGCTCAAGGGGCTGGTCGAGCGCCACTTCCAGTTCACCGGCTCGCCGCGCGCGAAGTCGCTGCTGGAAAACTGGGATGCGGCGCGCCGCCAGTTCGTGAAGGTATTCCCGCACGAATACAAGCGCGCGCTCGGCGAGATCGCGGCGGCGAAGGCCGCCAGGCAAGCCGTCGCCGCCTGA
- a CDS encoding glutamate synthase subunit beta: MGKATGFLEFERRHEAYEAPLTRVKHYKEFVAALSDDDAKIQGARCMDCGIPFCNNGCPVNNIIPDFNDLVYRQDWQRAIEVLHSTNNFPEFTGRICPAPCEAACTLGINNDPVGIKSIEHAIIDKAWAEGWVKPLPAEHKTGKKVAVVGSGPAGLAAAQQLARAGHEVTVFEKNDRIGGLLRYGIPDFKLEKWLIDRRMRQMEAEGVTFRTSVFIGKEALPDMIGNMAKETITPEQLKESFDAVVIAGGSETPRDLPVPGRELEGVHFAMDFLPQQNRVNAGDKLTDQLLAKGKHVIVIGGGDTGSDCVGTSNRHGAKSVTQFELLPQPPEAENKPLVWPYWPIKLRTSSSHDEGCERDWAVATKRLEGKNGKVEKLIAVRVEWKDGKMVEVAGSEFEMKADLVLLAMGFTQPAAPVLDAFGVAKDARGNARAATEGERAYATSVDKVFAAGDMRRGQSLVVWAIREGRQCARTVDAFLMGHSELPR, from the coding sequence ATGGGCAAGGCAACCGGTTTTCTCGAGTTCGAACGCCGCCACGAGGCGTACGAGGCTCCGCTCACGCGTGTGAAGCACTACAAGGAATTCGTCGCGGCGCTGTCCGACGACGACGCGAAGATCCAGGGCGCGCGCTGCATGGATTGCGGCATCCCGTTCTGCAACAACGGCTGCCCGGTCAACAACATCATTCCGGACTTCAACGATCTCGTGTACCGCCAGGACTGGCAGCGGGCGATCGAGGTCCTCCACTCGACCAACAACTTCCCCGAGTTCACGGGCCGCATCTGCCCGGCGCCGTGCGAGGCGGCCTGTACGCTCGGCATCAACAACGATCCGGTCGGCATCAAGTCGATCGAGCACGCGATCATCGACAAGGCCTGGGCCGAAGGCTGGGTCAAGCCGCTGCCGGCCGAGCACAAGACCGGCAAGAAGGTGGCCGTGGTCGGCTCCGGCCCGGCGGGCCTCGCGGCCGCGCAGCAGCTCGCGCGCGCCGGCCACGAGGTGACGGTGTTCGAGAAGAACGACCGGATCGGCGGCCTGCTGCGCTACGGGATCCCCGACTTCAAGCTGGAGAAGTGGCTGATCGACCGCCGCATGCGCCAGATGGAGGCCGAAGGCGTGACGTTCCGCACCAGCGTGTTCATCGGCAAGGAAGCGCTGCCGGACATGATCGGCAACATGGCGAAGGAAACCATCACGCCCGAGCAGCTGAAGGAAAGCTTCGACGCGGTGGTGATCGCGGGCGGCTCCGAGACGCCGCGCGACCTGCCGGTGCCGGGCCGCGAGCTCGAAGGCGTCCATTTCGCGATGGATTTCCTGCCGCAGCAGAACCGCGTGAACGCCGGCGACAAGCTGACCGATCAACTGCTCGCCAAGGGCAAGCACGTCATCGTGATCGGCGGCGGCGACACGGGTTCGGACTGCGTCGGCACCTCGAACCGCCACGGCGCGAAGTCGGTCACGCAGTTCGAACTGCTGCCGCAGCCGCCGGAAGCCGAGAACAAGCCGCTCGTCTGGCCGTACTGGCCGATCAAGCTGCGCACCTCGTCGTCGCACGACGAAGGCTGCGAGCGGGATTGGGCGGTCGCCACCAAGCGCCTCGAAGGCAAGAACGGCAAGGTCGAGAAGCTGATCGCCGTGCGCGTCGAATGGAAGGACGGCAAGATGGTGGAGGTGGCGGGCTCCGAGTTCGAGATGAAGGCGGACCTGGTGCTGCTGGCGATGGGCTTCACGCAGCCGGCCGCGCCGGTGCTCGACGCGTTCGGCGTGGCCAAGGACGCGCGCGGCAACGCACGCGCGGCCACCGAAGGCGAGCGCGCCTACGCGACCTCGGTCGACAAGGTGTTCGCGGCCGGCGACATGCGCCGCGGCCAGTCGCTGGTGGTCTGGGCGATCCGCGAAGGCCGCCAGTGCGCGCGCACCGTCGACGCGTTCCTGATGGGGCATTCGGAACTGCCGCGCTGA
- a CDS encoding ABC transporter ATP-binding protein/permease, with amino-acid sequence MTATSPVARAANDASPDDIRVSAWSLIKPYWVSSEWKIAWSLLLSIIAMNLANVWISVRINAWYADFNNALQQKNAAQFPHLLLIFSGLAFASIILFVYSRYLRQLLGFRWRQWVTNSALDEWFGDRAFYRIERDRLADNPDQRITNDLNSLATTTLALSLDLLSTVVTLFSFITILWGLAGALSIPLGGSTIQIPGYMVWAAALYALIGSFVMHKAGHPLVSINYQQERVEADFRFGLIRIRENAEQIAFYDGMALEKQGAQDLFQRIRDNWWRLMAYTRRLNFVLNFYSQLAIIFPLVVAAPRYFAGAFSFGVLMQITNAFSTVSDSFSWFINSYGTLVEWRATINRLREFMRVTRSSHLKETLSPATEHGGINLHYVDAPSLTTSGLRLALPNGAPLSTIADVTIEPGSRWLVRGPSGAGKSTLMRALAGLWPFGNGAIDAPVGARMMFVPQQSYLPIGTLKAALTYPSPATRFDDETCRAALRDCGLADYATRLEESEHWTRVLSPGEQQRLAGARVLLHKPDYLFLDEATSALDADNEANLYSLMAARLPGAAIVSIAHRESLAAFHDHTLDVQREAAPLAA; translated from the coding sequence ATGACCGCAACGTCCCCCGTCGCCCGCGCCGCGAACGACGCCTCGCCCGACGACATCCGCGTTTCCGCCTGGAGCCTCATCAAGCCGTACTGGGTGTCCTCGGAATGGAAGATCGCCTGGAGCCTGCTGCTCTCGATCATCGCGATGAACCTCGCGAACGTCTGGATCAGCGTGAGGATCAACGCCTGGTACGCGGACTTCAACAACGCGCTGCAGCAGAAGAACGCCGCGCAGTTCCCGCACCTGCTGCTGATTTTCAGCGGCCTCGCGTTCGCCTCGATCATCCTGTTCGTCTACAGCCGTTACCTGCGCCAGCTGCTCGGCTTCCGCTGGCGCCAGTGGGTCACCAACAGCGCGCTCGATGAATGGTTCGGCGATCGCGCGTTCTACCGGATCGAGCGCGACCGCCTCGCCGACAACCCGGACCAGCGGATCACCAACGACCTCAACTCGCTGGCCACCACCACGCTCGCGCTGTCGCTGGACCTGCTGTCCACCGTGGTCACGCTGTTCTCGTTCATCACGATCCTCTGGGGCCTGGCGGGCGCGCTGTCGATCCCGCTCGGCGGCAGCACGATCCAGATTCCCGGCTACATGGTGTGGGCCGCCGCGCTCTACGCGCTGATCGGTTCGTTCGTGATGCACAAGGCCGGGCACCCGCTGGTGTCGATCAACTATCAGCAGGAGCGCGTCGAGGCCGATTTCCGTTTCGGCCTGATCCGGATTCGCGAGAACGCCGAGCAGATCGCGTTCTACGACGGCATGGCCCTCGAGAAGCAGGGCGCGCAGGACCTGTTCCAGCGGATTCGCGACAACTGGTGGCGGCTGATGGCCTACACGCGGCGCCTGAACTTCGTGCTGAACTTCTACAGCCAGCTGGCGATCATCTTCCCGCTCGTGGTGGCCGCGCCGCGCTACTTCGCCGGCGCGTTCTCGTTCGGCGTGCTGATGCAGATCACCAACGCGTTCAGCACCGTCAGCGATTCGTTCTCGTGGTTCATCAACAGTTACGGCACGCTCGTGGAATGGCGCGCGACCATCAACCGTCTGCGCGAATTCATGCGCGTCACGCGCAGTTCGCACCTGAAGGAAACGCTGTCGCCCGCCACCGAGCATGGCGGCATCAATCTGCACTACGTCGATGCGCCGTCGCTGACCACCAGCGGCCTGCGCCTCGCGCTGCCCAACGGCGCGCCGCTCTCGACGATCGCCGACGTGACCATCGAGCCGGGCTCGCGCTGGCTGGTGCGCGGGCCGTCCGGCGCCGGCAAGAGCACGCTGATGCGCGCGCTGGCGGGCCTCTGGCCGTTCGGCAACGGCGCGATCGACGCGCCGGTGGGCGCGCGCATGATGTTCGTGCCGCAGCAGAGCTACCTGCCGATCGGCACGCTGAAGGCCGCGCTCACCTATCCGTCGCCGGCCACGCGCTTCGATGACGAGACCTGTCGCGCGGCGCTGCGCGACTGCGGCCTGGCCGACTACGCGACGCGCCTCGAGGAGTCCGAGCACTGGACGCGCGTGCTCTCGCCGGGCGAACAGCAGCGCCTGGCGGGCGCGCGCGTGCTGCTGCACAAGCCCGACTACCTGTTCCTCGACGAGGCCACCAGCGCGCTCGACGCCGACAACGAGGCGAACCTCTACAGCCTGATGGCCGCGCGCCTGCCGGGCGCGGCCATCGTCAGCATCGCGCACCGCGAATCGCTCGCGGCGTTCCACGACCACACGCTGGACGTGCAGCGCGAGGCGGCGCCGCTCGCGGCCTGA